In the Alteromonas sp. M12 genome, one interval contains:
- a CDS encoding DUF350 domain-containing protein, protein MQDLVNLVPLSPETWVYLGIDICIAICLLFALRLMSGKMASVSTTEELGSQDNIAFGISVAGRMLALCLVLSAAAASSDTNGYQEAALSMLLYGLVGIFLIKIGRILHDKIILNRINKEEMIKERNTSVAMIDAASSVSTALIVSNVMLWVIGTDLNALFAVISGFIVTQAILLIRTRIYERRFLATNQSSTFQQTIGKGQLAVAVQHSGNLLATAIVVSTSSNLLIYNPTGYVSNLTGWLIVGMGLSLSLVVLVIIAKKVILAGLNLVQEVEQQHNVGVASIEMVLSVGLALIVSGLFT, encoded by the coding sequence ATGCAAGATTTGGTTAACTTAGTGCCATTATCACCTGAGACTTGGGTTTATCTGGGGATTGATATTTGCATCGCTATTTGCCTGTTATTTGCCTTGCGGTTGATGTCGGGAAAAATGGCATCAGTAAGTACCACCGAGGAACTTGGCTCGCAAGACAATATAGCCTTCGGCATTAGTGTAGCTGGACGCATGTTAGCGCTATGTTTGGTGTTATCTGCGGCTGCCGCGAGCTCTGACACAAATGGCTACCAAGAAGCTGCTTTGAGTATGTTGTTGTATGGTTTAGTCGGTATCTTTTTGATAAAAATTGGCAGAATTTTACACGACAAGATTATTTTAAATCGCATTAACAAAGAAGAAATGATCAAAGAGCGCAATACCAGCGTTGCAATGATAGATGCCGCTAGCTCAGTTTCTACCGCCTTGATTGTCAGTAACGTTATGTTATGGGTTATTGGCACCGATTTAAACGCTTTGTTTGCGGTCATATCCGGATTTATCGTTACCCAAGCTATTTTGTTAATCAGAACACGCATTTATGAACGTCGTTTTCTGGCCACTAATCAAAGTAGCACATTCCAACAAACCATTGGCAAAGGTCAATTGGCTGTTGCGGTTCAGCATTCGGGCAATTTACTTGCAACGGCAATCGTTGTTTCAACTAGTAGTAACCTGCTGATTTATAATCCAACCGGTTACGTAAGTAATTTAACCGGCTGGTTGATTGTCGGTATGGGATTATCTTTATCATTGGTTGTACTGGTGATTATCGCCAAAAAGGTTATTTTGGCTGGTTTGAATTTAGTTCAGGAGGTTGAACAGCAGCACAATGTAGGTGTAGCTAGTATTGAGATGGTCCTCAGTGTCGGTCTTGCATTAATTGTAAGCGGATTGTTTACTTAG
- a CDS encoding GIY-YIG nuclease family protein: MVEKQWSIYMIENRLGMNYCGICTDLSRRFYEHASNSKRCAKALRGKGPLVLKYAAIVGDHSSALKLEYWFKKQSRTTKLKIIKGQLNLPSDPIKVEQCQLNELQQQIENKLMTGTSPDT, encoded by the coding sequence ATGGTAGAAAAACAATGGTCGATTTACATGATCGAAAACCGATTAGGTATGAACTATTGCGGAATTTGCACTGATTTATCTAGGCGATTCTATGAACATGCCAGCAACTCCAAACGTTGCGCAAAAGCGTTACGGGGAAAAGGCCCGTTAGTATTAAAATATGCGGCAATAGTCGGCGACCATTCAAGCGCTTTAAAGCTCGAGTATTGGTTCAAAAAACAATCAAGAACGACAAAATTGAAAATAATTAAGGGGCAGTTAAATCTGCCATCAGACCCAATCAAAGTTGAGCAGTGCCAACTAAATGAGCTTCAACAGCAAATCGAAAATAAATTGATGACGGGTACCTCTCCTGACACTTGA
- a CDS encoding hemolysin III family protein codes for MRPASLVNTSEQAYSHKEEVMNVVSHAIGLVFAIIGLVYLVLRSDTATSVTSSAIYGASLTIMFLSSTIYHWVRGPHAKQFFKLLDHSAIYLLIAGTYTPILAISIGGWVGWTSIAVIWSIAIFGVVFKCFVRHRFPKVSVITYLVMGWLSVILVYPLYQNLAAYGLLLLVAGGLFFSIGVIFYVKKHLAFTHAIWHLFVIAGCACHYFAIYYFVI; via the coding sequence GTGAGACCGGCTTCATTAGTCAATACTTCCGAGCAAGCTTATTCCCACAAAGAAGAAGTCATGAATGTTGTGAGTCATGCTATTGGCTTAGTTTTCGCGATTATCGGTTTAGTATATCTTGTCTTAAGAAGTGACACAGCAACATCGGTGACATCATCTGCTATATATGGGGCAAGCTTAACCATTATGTTTTTGTCGTCGACAATTTATCATTGGGTGAGAGGCCCCCATGCCAAGCAATTTTTCAAGTTATTGGATCATAGTGCAATATATTTGTTGATAGCTGGTACTTACACGCCGATTTTGGCCATCAGTATTGGCGGTTGGGTTGGATGGACTTCAATAGCTGTTATCTGGTCGATTGCAATATTCGGCGTGGTGTTTAAGTGTTTTGTTCGTCATCGTTTTCCTAAAGTATCTGTTATCACCTATTTAGTCATGGGATGGTTGTCGGTTATTTTGGTCTACCCGTTATACCAAAATTTGGCAGCATATGGCCTATTACTGCTGGTGGCCGGAGGGCTGTTTTTTAGTATAGGCGTAATTTTCTACGTTAAAAAACATCTGGCGTTTACCCATGCCATTTGGCACCTGTTTGTTATTGCTGGGTGTGCTTGTCATTATTTCGCTATTTACTATTTTGTTATTTAG